The genomic interval CCGCCGGTAGGCGCTGGCGATGTCGGCCTGGGACGCCGACGGGGACAGGCCCAGCACCCGATACGGATCCCGGTCGGTGGCCATCACCTCGCCTCATTCGTGGGACACGAGAACAGGTGGTTCCGGGCTCGGGATGCCGGAACCACCAGGGTGGGGCGGGCCCGGCCCGCACGGAAAGACCCGCCCCCGCTAGTCGGCTCATTGCCAGCTGGGGTGGGCACTGCCCGCCCGGACGGCCGACGAGATATCTGTGCCAGTCAATGGCGGTGCGCCCCGGTCGAATCCGCTCGCGAATGCGTGTTCGTCGGATCCGCGGTCGGCGCCGTCACGGTCATCTCGGTGGATCGGCGGTGCCGGGCGGTGTGCCCGGGGTTCGCCGCGCCGCGCCGGAGTACGTTGACAGGTGACGGAGGCGGCAGCGGGCGAAACCCCGTCCATCGGTTTCCGTCTGGTTTCTCACCCCTTTTCGACACAGATTCTTCGATACATCGGATGTTGCCCGGTTTCTCCGGTTTCTCCGGTCTCGGAGGTGAGCGCTGCGTGGCGCGGATCTCGGGCAGCGGCGGGGCGAGCGCCGTCCGCCCCACCGGAGTGGGAGGAGATGGACGTGACCGGCCGGCCGGTGCGGTGGCCACCCGGTGGAGCAGGACCACGGCCTGCGGCGTGAGCGCGTCGGCGAGGATGCGGTCCGAATCGGCTACGAGCAGTGCGTAGTCGAGCTCGTGCCACGGCCACATTGTCTCGCGTTCGGTGCGCTCCCTGGTATCGGTGGCGTTCACCTCGGCGACCGGAGTTGTCCATGTCATCGTCTGTTCACCCCCTCCCGAACCGTCGAACCTCGGTCAGATGTGCAGCGGGCCGGGTCACCCCGTGCGGTCAGGCGTTGACGGCCTTCTGTTCGGAATGACCATTGCCGCTGATTTCGATCTTGCGGGGCTTGGCCTTCTCCGCGATCGGGATCGTCACCCGCAGCACACCGGCGTCGTAGTTCGCCTCGATCTTGTCGACATCGAGATTCTCCCCGAGGAACAGCTGCCGGCTGAACACCCCGCGCGGGCGTTCGGCGGCGACCATCTCCCGGTTCTCGTTCAGTGCGGCCCGTTCGGCGTGCACCGTCAGGGTGTTCTTCTCGACGTCCAGATCCAGCGAGTCGGCGTCGACTCCGGGCAGATCGAACTCCACCACGAATCGGTCCTCTTCCCGCCAGGCGTCCATCGGCATCACTGCCGGACGGGCGGCGGTACCGAAGATCTGCTGGGTCAGTCGGTCCAGATCACGGAACGGATCCGTGCGCATCAACATCATGTCCACCTACCTCCAGAATCCTCTCATCCCATCAGGTAAACTTCCTACAGATGCTGTAGGTTCGTTATAGCATCTGTCGTAGACTATGACAAGAGAATGAGCGAGAAAATTCCCGATCGGAGCGAAAACATGTCCGAAGAATCCGGCCGTCGGGATGGCGAATCGCCGTCGATGCGTGGTGTTTACGGAATCTCGGTGGCCGCCGAGTTGTCCGGGTTCGGGGTCGCGGCGCTGCGCCTGTACGAGGACTACGGACTGATCACCCCGGGCCGCACCGGCGGCGGCACCCGCCGCTACAGCGACTACGACCTGGCCCGGCTCCAACGCATCGCCGAACTCATCGACGCCGGGGTCAATCTCGTCGGCATCGGCCGGGTCCTCGACCTCGAGACCCGCACCGGCGAACTCGAACGCGACAACCTCCGC from Rhodococcus sp. 4CII carries:
- a CDS encoding MerR family transcriptional regulator is translated as MSEESGRRDGESPSMRGVYGISVAAELSGFGVAALRLYEDYGLITPGRTGGGTRRYSDYDLARLQRIAELIDAGVNLVGIGRVLDLETRTGELERDNLRLEADNAQLRADQDPDATAAEDATAGEPAPETPRTGRRRRPASASRGRTRVEGGAARERAGGDHH
- a CDS encoding Hsp20/alpha crystallin family protein is translated as MLMRTDPFRDLDRLTQQIFGTAARPAVMPMDAWREEDRFVVEFDLPGVDADSLDLDVEKNTLTVHAERAALNENREMVAAERPRGVFSRQLFLGENLDVDKIEANYDAGVLRVTIPIAEKAKPRKIEISGNGHSEQKAVNA